A genomic segment from Chitinophaga niabensis encodes:
- a CDS encoding SRPBCC family protein gives MSRTYRIKSVQVMPVTLEQAWKFFSDPNNLQHITPKNMGFTVKSEAHGDRIYPGQIIEYSLKPMLGIKVYWMTEITHVEENRFFVDEQRFGPYSLWHHQHHFKEIPGGVEMTDIVHYRIPLGWLGDLANSLFVRRKLDKLFKYRTEIIPRCLY, from the coding sequence ATGTCCCGCACTTACCGCATCAAGTCAGTACAGGTGATGCCTGTTACTTTGGAACAGGCCTGGAAATTCTTCAGCGATCCTAACAACTTACAACATATTACTCCGAAGAACATGGGCTTCACCGTTAAAAGTGAGGCCCATGGTGATCGGATCTATCCCGGCCAGATCATTGAATATTCCCTTAAACCCATGCTCGGCATCAAGGTGTATTGGATGACGGAGATCACACATGTGGAAGAGAACCGTTTTTTTGTAGATGAACAACGCTTCGGGCCATATAGCCTCTGGCATCATCAGCATCATTTTAAAGAGATACCCGGCGGTGTGGAAATGACGGACATTGTCCACTACCGCATTCCCCTGGGTTGGCTGGGAGACCTTGCCAACAGTCTTTTTGTACGCCGCAAACTGGATAAACTGTTTAAATACAGAACAGAAATTATTCCCCGATGCTTATATTAG
- a CDS encoding nitrilase family protein, with the protein MKTLKIATAQFENRSGDKKYNLSVIRELAQKAAADGADVIAFHECSVTGYTFARHLDVSQMLDTAEFIPDGPSVKTLTAIAEELNIVILAGLFEKDANDNLFKAYVCVDRNGLVAKYRKLHPFINPHLTPGNEYVVFDLLGWKCGILICYDNNIIENVRATTLLGADIIFMPHVTMCTPSTRPGAGFVDPALWANRYNDPTSLRQEFDGLKGRAWLMKWLPARAYDNAIYAVFSNPIGMDDDQLKNGCSMILDPFGDIIAECRKLDNDYVIATITPEKLQQAGGYRYKKARNPALYKDIIGQENTPEQKVVWMKEK; encoded by the coding sequence ATGAAAACGCTCAAGATAGCTACGGCGCAGTTTGAAAACCGCAGTGGCGATAAGAAATACAATCTTTCCGTGATACGGGAACTGGCTCAAAAGGCGGCGGCAGATGGCGCAGATGTGATCGCTTTTCATGAATGTTCCGTCACCGGTTATACTTTCGCCCGCCACCTGGATGTTTCGCAAATGCTGGATACAGCAGAGTTCATACCGGATGGCCCTAGTGTAAAAACGCTCACAGCGATCGCGGAAGAGCTGAATATTGTGATCCTGGCCGGACTGTTTGAAAAAGATGCCAACGATAATTTATTCAAAGCATATGTATGTGTGGACAGGAACGGCCTGGTAGCCAAATACCGCAAGCTGCATCCTTTCATCAATCCGCATCTCACACCCGGAAATGAGTACGTGGTGTTTGACCTCCTCGGCTGGAAATGTGGTATACTGATCTGTTACGACAATAACATCATCGAAAATGTAAGGGCTACCACCCTGCTGGGTGCAGACATCATCTTTATGCCGCACGTAACCATGTGTACACCTTCCACCAGGCCCGGCGCCGGTTTTGTAGACCCTGCATTATGGGCAAACCGGTATAACGATCCAACTTCACTGCGCCAGGAATTTGATGGTTTAAAGGGCCGTGCATGGCTGATGAAATGGCTGCCCGCCCGTGCTTACGACAATGCCATCTATGCAGTATTCTCCAACCCGATCGGTATGGACGATGACCAGCTGAAGAACGGCTGCTCCATGATCCTCGATCCTTTCGGAGATATCATTGCAGAATGCCGCAAGCTGGATAATGATTATGTGATAGCCACCATCACACCTGAAAAATTGCAGCAGGCCGGAGGATACCGGTATAAGAAAGCCAGGAACCCGGCCCTCTACAAGGATATCATAGGGCAGGAAAATACGCCGGAACAGAAAGTGGTGTGGATGAAAGAAAAATAA
- a CDS encoding DeoR/GlpR family DNA-binding transcription regulator yields the protein MSMINIAERHKFILSKLYEKGYVNVVELCKELDVSGVTIRKDLKLLEDKSLLYRSHGGATVQNPYTNDKPVNEKEKIRREEKNNIGKAAASLIVPGDAIIIASGTTVLALAKHIQPRGPLMIITSALHVALELNRFHDIEILQLGGVIRNNSSSVAGSYAEKILSDFSCSKLFLGVDGIDVEFGLTTTNIGEAHLNQQMMAAAQKTIVLADSSKFGKRGFGRICRLEDVDQIITDKGISEHMVKVLEDMGIEVVIV from the coding sequence ATGTCGATGATCAACATAGCAGAACGCCACAAATTTATCCTTAGCAAACTTTATGAGAAAGGTTACGTGAACGTAGTAGAGCTGTGTAAAGAATTAGATGTTTCCGGGGTAACTATCCGTAAAGACCTGAAACTGCTGGAAGATAAATCTCTCTTATACCGCTCTCATGGCGGTGCTACCGTACAGAATCCCTATACGAACGATAAACCCGTGAATGAAAAGGAGAAGATCCGGCGGGAAGAAAAGAACAATATCGGCAAAGCCGCCGCGTCCCTTATCGTTCCGGGAGATGCTATCATCATTGCTTCAGGTACCACTGTACTGGCATTGGCCAAACATATACAGCCCCGGGGCCCGCTCATGATCATTACCTCAGCTTTGCATGTAGCCCTTGAACTGAACCGTTTCCACGATATTGAAATACTCCAGCTGGGTGGTGTGATCCGCAACAATTCCTCTTCTGTGGCAGGGTCCTATGCAGAAAAGATCCTTAGCGATTTTTCCTGCAGTAAACTGTTCCTGGGAGTAGATGGGATTGATGTGGAGTTCGGCCTTACCACCACCAATATCGGCGAAGCGCATCTTAACCAGCAAATGATGGCTGCTGCACAGAAAACCATCGTACTCGCCGATTCTTCCAAGTTCGGAAAACGCGGCTTCGGCAGGATCTGCCGTTTGGAAGATGTGGATCAGATCATTACCGATAAAGGGATCTCAGAGCACATGGTGAAGGTGCTGGAAGATATGGGTATTGAAGTGGTGATCGTGTAA
- a CDS encoding M60 family metallopeptidase translates to MIKYATLTSAMMVIAMLSHAQDAATVVISPDQPLSAKNTDLRKQVYEWSKAQLNSDDYKTVKAHPSAAVFPGKIKEGATPVTKTVHITHNKISDTLVPVVSRVNYAQPWNDNLYSTGLYAAPGAYIEVTVPKELLDKGIGIQVGAHSDNLNQWVAGKEDWRRMPLIVRKQELKAATTKIASPFGGLIYVTTSPRKDSWAGDVKIGHAIEAPLYRAGITTPEEWKAQLQNNKAPWGELATEKVVLTIPDSVLQQVTDPAYVMKIWDLIIGGEAELAQIPQPYYRPQRMVIDEHIGGGFMHSGYPVMIHHSPSRRMLSADVIADPLKLMVGSKGGANWGFFHEIGHNMQNLDWVFGGTTEVSCNFFSLYMFDRLLGGRDDAHTGISNKETQDMMKKYFGEGADYETWKKNPFLGLIMFRQLQEAFGWETFKKFFRECHTLAAIDKAGTYAKTDVQKRDLWAGLFSRAAGRNVAPFFEKWGIPISDAVKKDLSSLPEWMPYNFPPQQ, encoded by the coding sequence ATGATAAAGTACGCTACTCTTACTTCCGCGATGATGGTGATCGCGATGTTATCCCATGCACAGGATGCAGCCACTGTTGTGATCAGTCCTGACCAGCCTTTGTCCGCCAAAAACACCGACCTGCGCAAACAGGTATATGAATGGAGCAAAGCACAACTGAACAGCGATGATTACAAAACAGTGAAAGCGCATCCTTCTGCTGCGGTGTTCCCCGGTAAAATAAAGGAAGGGGCAACACCTGTAACCAAAACGGTGCATATCACGCATAATAAGATCAGCGATACGCTGGTGCCTGTGGTGTCCCGTGTAAACTATGCGCAACCCTGGAATGACAACCTTTACAGTACCGGCTTGTATGCAGCCCCGGGCGCATACATTGAAGTAACGGTGCCGAAGGAATTACTGGATAAAGGCATCGGCATCCAGGTAGGTGCGCATTCAGATAACCTGAACCAATGGGTAGCAGGTAAAGAGGACTGGCGGCGTATGCCCCTTATTGTCAGAAAGCAGGAATTAAAAGCCGCTACTACAAAGATCGCCTCTCCCTTTGGCGGTCTCATTTATGTGACCACATCTCCCAGGAAAGATTCCTGGGCCGGCGATGTAAAGATCGGCCATGCCATTGAAGCACCTTTGTATCGTGCAGGTATTACCACACCGGAAGAATGGAAAGCACAGTTGCAGAACAATAAGGCACCCTGGGGAGAACTGGCTACGGAAAAGGTGGTGCTCACCATTCCTGATTCTGTGCTGCAGCAGGTAACAGACCCTGCCTACGTGATGAAGATCTGGGACCTGATCATTGGCGGAGAAGCAGAACTGGCACAGATTCCGCAACCCTATTACCGTCCGCAGCGCATGGTGATAGATGAACATATCGGCGGCGGTTTCATGCACAGCGGTTATCCTGTAATGATCCATCATTCACCCTCCCGCCGGATGTTGTCTGCCGATGTGATCGCTGACCCGCTCAAACTGATGGTAGGTAGTAAAGGCGGCGCCAACTGGGGCTTCTTTCACGAAATAGGGCATAATATGCAGAACCTGGACTGGGTATTCGGCGGAACTACGGAAGTAAGCTGTAATTTCTTTTCCCTGTATATGTTCGACCGTTTATTAGGAGGAAGGGATGATGCACATACCGGTATCTCCAATAAAGAAACGCAGGATATGATGAAGAAATATTTCGGTGAAGGGGCTGATTATGAAACATGGAAGAAGAACCCTTTCCTGGGACTGATCATGTTCCGCCAGCTGCAGGAAGCATTTGGATGGGAAACGTTTAAAAAGTTCTTCCGGGAATGCCACACGCTGGCGGCTATAGATAAGGCCGGCACTTATGCTAAAACAGATGTGCAGAAGCGGGATCTCTGGGCGGGCTTATTTTCCCGTGCAGCAGGCCGCAATGTGGCACCCTTCTTTGAGAAGTGGGGCATTCCCATCAGCGATGCGGTGAAGAAAGACCTGAGCAGTCTGCCGGAATGGATGCCTTATAATTTCCCGCCACAGCAATAG
- a CDS encoding sialidase family protein: MTRGLTAFFLFLSLSAGAQSIGALLDKRVMIVTDPPFEACHASTITAISSNRLMAAWFAGKHEGSSDVGIWIAVNEEGKWGTPKEIANGIINDTLRYPCWNPVLFKTKAGKLFLFYKVGRNPREWWGMMMTSANNGKSWSKPEKLPDGMLGPIKNKPLQLQNGDILYPSSTESLNEKEWHIHLEKSDKNGQHWSRIPISNDTFSVIQPSILQYPHDSLQLISRSRHNFLVECWSKDNGATWGPLKLTTLPNPNAGTDALTLKNGIKVLVYNPLFKGQEWWEGRSRLYVAASEDGITWKNIFSLENGDKGEFSYPAVIQTDDELVHITYTADRKNIRHVVLQVRKKGADGLME; the protein is encoded by the coding sequence ATGACACGCGGCCTTACTGCCTTTTTCTTATTCCTTTCTTTATCTGCGGGTGCTCAATCTATTGGTGCATTACTGGATAAAAGGGTAATGATCGTAACTGATCCACCCTTTGAAGCCTGCCATGCATCTACTATTACCGCTATCAGCAGCAACCGCCTGATGGCAGCCTGGTTTGCAGGGAAACATGAAGGCAGTAGCGACGTGGGCATTTGGATAGCCGTGAATGAAGAGGGGAAATGGGGTACGCCGAAAGAGATCGCTAATGGCATCATCAACGATACCCTGCGTTATCCCTGCTGGAACCCGGTACTCTTTAAAACCAAAGCAGGCAAACTGTTCCTCTTTTATAAAGTAGGCAGGAACCCGCGGGAATGGTGGGGCATGATGATGACTTCTGCTAATAACGGCAAGTCATGGTCCAAACCGGAGAAATTACCGGACGGTATGCTTGGCCCGATCAAGAACAAACCCCTTCAGTTACAGAACGGCGATATCCTCTACCCTTCCAGCACTGAAAGCCTCAACGAAAAGGAATGGCATATACACCTGGAAAAATCAGATAAGAACGGGCAGCACTGGAGCCGCATCCCCATCAGCAACGACACCTTCAGCGTGATACAACCCAGCATATTGCAGTATCCGCATGATTCCCTGCAACTGATCAGCAGAAGCCGCCACAACTTCCTGGTGGAATGCTGGTCTAAAGATAATGGCGCCACCTGGGGGCCTTTAAAGCTCACCACGTTACCCAATCCCAATGCAGGTACAGATGCGTTGACACTGAAGAACGGCATCAAGGTACTGGTGTATAATCCCCTGTTCAAAGGGCAGGAATGGTGGGAAGGCAGAAGCCGGTTGTATGTGGCTGCTTCTGAAGATGGTATAACATGGAAGAACATCTTCTCCCTTGAGAACGGGGATAAGGGTGAATTCAGCTACCCTGCCGTTATTCAAACGGATGATGAACTGGTGCATATCACTTATACGGCGGACAGGAAGAATATCCGGCATGTGGTATTGCAGGTGCGTAAGAAGGGAGCGGATGGATTAATGGAATAG
- a CDS encoding O-acetylhomoserine aminocarboxypropyltransferase/cysteine synthase family protein, whose product MSNTPLRFETLQVHAGYQPDPTTKAAAVPIYQTTSYTFDDANHAADLFQLKQFGNIYTRIMNPTTDVFEKRVAALEGGVAGLATASGQAAQFIALHNILLPGDNFVTSSYLYGGTYNQFKVSFKRIGVEARFADLDNVASFEEKIDARTKAIYVETIGNPGFAIPDFEKIAALAKKHDLPLVVDNTFGAAGYLFRPLEHGANIVVQAATKWIGGHGNSIGGVIVDGGNYNWGNGKFPQFTDPDEAYHGMQFWDVFGANSPFGNIAYIIRARVTGLRTWGPSLAPQNSFLFLQGLETLSLRVQRTVENALALAQWLEKHPKVASVNYPGLPGNKYHELGKKYLKVGFGGVLSFKIKGGKEAADTLVQSLQLIYHLANVGDSKTLIIHPATTTHQQLSEAEQKAAGVEPGLLRISLGIEHIDDIKGDLQQAFDKI is encoded by the coding sequence ATGTCAAACACACCATTACGATTTGAAACATTGCAAGTACATGCCGGTTATCAGCCTGATCCAACCACCAAAGCGGCTGCGGTACCCATTTATCAGACAACATCTTATACGTTCGATGATGCTAATCATGCAGCAGATCTTTTTCAGCTGAAGCAGTTCGGGAATATTTACACCCGCATCATGAATCCTACTACGGATGTGTTCGAGAAACGTGTAGCAGCATTGGAAGGCGGTGTAGCCGGTTTGGCCACGGCATCCGGCCAGGCGGCACAATTCATTGCTTTGCACAACATCCTCCTGCCCGGGGATAATTTTGTTACTTCCTCTTATTTGTACGGCGGTACCTATAACCAGTTTAAAGTGAGCTTTAAAAGGATAGGGGTGGAAGCCCGCTTTGCTGACCTGGACAATGTGGCCAGTTTTGAAGAGAAGATAGATGCCCGCACCAAGGCTATCTATGTGGAAACCATTGGCAATCCCGGTTTTGCCATCCCTGATTTTGAAAAGATAGCTGCCCTGGCAAAGAAACATGATCTGCCCCTGGTGGTGGATAATACTTTCGGTGCGGCAGGTTATTTATTCCGTCCGCTGGAACATGGCGCCAACATTGTGGTACAGGCTGCCACCAAATGGATCGGCGGGCATGGCAACAGTATCGGCGGCGTGATCGTAGATGGTGGTAATTACAACTGGGGCAATGGTAAATTCCCGCAGTTCACAGATCCTGATGAAGCTTATCATGGTATGCAGTTCTGGGATGTTTTCGGGGCCAATAGTCCTTTCGGGAACATTGCCTATATCATCCGTGCAAGAGTAACAGGGCTGCGCACATGGGGCCCTTCCCTGGCACCACAGAACTCCTTCCTGTTCCTGCAGGGCCTGGAAACACTTTCCCTGCGTGTACAGCGTACCGTAGAGAATGCACTGGCACTGGCGCAATGGCTGGAAAAACATCCTAAAGTAGCTTCCGTGAACTATCCCGGGCTGCCTGGCAACAAGTATCATGAACTGGGTAAAAAGTACCTGAAAGTTGGTTTTGGTGGGGTGCTGTCCTTTAAGATCAAGGGAGGAAAAGAGGCGGCAGATACTTTGGTACAATCCTTGCAATTGATCTATCACCTGGCAAATGTAGGCGATTCAAAAACGCTGATCATTCATCCTGCCACTACCACGCATCAGCAACTGAGCGAGGCGGAGCAGAAAGCTGCAGGTGTAGAGCCGGGATTGCTGCGTATTTCACTGGGTATCGAACATATTGATGATATCAAAGGTGATCTGCAGCAGGCTTTCGATAAAATATAA